The DNA segment TCCTTTGCTTATGATTAACATGATTCTCTAAACAATATTGTATCATAGAACGCATACccagagaaagaaagagaaaccctttaaattttcattaaacttaAGATATTTCAATCACGGACCACTGAACGTCAAATTGGATATTTGGAAGAGGTAAAACAAAATAAGAATATAACAGCAAATTGGATATTTGAGAAACTAAGGACTCTTCTAAAAAAGATTTCTAAGAACAGCAAATTCCTTCACTAAATGCCATGGAAAATTAATACAGCTTGAACAAGTGCATATAAATTGGAGTATCAAGAAGCAACAATGTCTAATTCACCTAATGAATCGTATAATTTTACTGAATCAAATTCAAAGATTATTAATCAAATCAGAATCAAATGTTAGTGCTTGAacaagtgaatttttttttcttaaatgaaATTGATCATAAAGTATAAACATAGAGCAAGTATCTTTTAAATTCAATATAGACATTGAAATTAAGTTGTCCAAAAACCACTAGTTTTATTCATTATGCAATTTCTATTATGTGCATTTGATAATGAAAGCTACTATCAAAGTTTTAAATACATTGTCTATGCCAACTTGAACACAAAATCactattaataaaataacagaTAATAGGTAAGAATATATTTCATAACATTACATAACAAAGATTAACATACAACATGTACAAGCATATTATGTGATACTGCCTATCGTAATCTAGGAAAACAATTTGTTAAGTGAGGACTACAACCGCTATAGCACCTAGTGAAGCTGTCGAAAGCAGCAACCTATGTGCTACTGCCTGTCGAAAACATTTTGTAAAGTAGGAAAACAATCTTTAACTAGGAAAATAGTAAAACAATTTAGAAAACTGAAACGAaagtttataattaaaaaataagaagGAAAGAGACACTCATttataattttagaaaaatgGAAATCAAAATTTCATTcatagaatttttcaaagaaaaCACGAACAATTGTTGTCGGGTCAGGGTCGAGGTCGGGGAGACTAGTGTTGTTTTCTGCAATAGCAGCTAGTGAAGTTGCCGAAGACAGTCGCCATGTGTTGCTTCCTATCGAAATTTTTCTTGGTCTAGTGTTAATAATATGTAAATACTTAGTTTAATAAGAAAGAAAGAGATAAACACATATGACATACCTTACTGATCCAAGCACTTGCAAGTTGAACAGTTGAATGCAACAACAACAAGGTAAGTACTTCctgaaacaatttaaaacaaaaaaaaaacatagttAGAGGGCTTTGTGATGCAGGTGCATTTGACACTAGTAAGGACATCCTGGAACAAATGATGCCAACATATAAGACACAAGCAACAAATTGAACAAGACACACTGATCTTATATTGTTATGCAGTAAGACAGCATTACATCTTGCATAAATTTCTTGCAAATAGGACGAATCTCCTTGCTAAGTGTTGCTGAAAACATCATAACTTGCTTGTCATGAGGAGTCATCTTGAATATCTCCTGCACATCTCTCCTCATGTCTGGAAAAGACACAGGCAGATAGAAAAATATTAGTAACAAGCATTGTGTAATATTATACAAGTGAAAGAGACCAAACCTCTAGCAACATACCAAGCGATTCAAGCATCTTGTCACACTCATCTAGCATAAAATGTTTCACATTCTTCAAACTGAGTTCTTTATCTCTCGCTAGTGCTAATATTCTACCAGGAGTTCCAACAACAATATGAGGGCATTCATTTTTCAGTATATCCTTGTGCACCTTGACATTGACACCACCATAAAAGACAGCAACCTTAACATCAGGCAAATAGGTGCTGAATCTCTCAAATTCATGGCATATCTACATAAACACAAAGGAATTAATGCTTACAACTCAGAAAAGAATATTGAAACCCAAGAATAAGAATATATGTCAGTTACTCAACATATTAAGACTAGGAGATAATACCTGATATGCTAATTCTCTTGTATGGCAAAGAACAAGAGCAGCCACTTGACCTGCTACAGGGTCAATCTGCTACAGAGTAGATAAAACAAAGACAGTTGTCTTCCCCATCCCAGATATCACCTTGATCTTCCATTTCTGTGGGTGATGGAGCAACCACCATGGGTTTCACGCGGTGATGATGAGGATGATGGCCACGACGTCTTGGCAATGGAGCATGAGCAGGTCTAGAAACAAATACTGTAACAAAATGAGATCAGCATTAGCAAATTGTAGCATGAATAGTATAGCAAGAggccaaattttttattataagaaATACCTGGATGAGCCGGAGGGAGTGCAGGCATGGCAGAAGGGCCAGAAGAAGGCTTAACCACATGTATTCGCGGTGGTTGAGTGTGGGCAAATGGCACGCCCATTGAAATCAATCTTACTGTGAGCAATAGAGAAACAAATAAATTTTTCTTGTTAGGATTTGACATATTTCTAGTACCAATGGACCTCAAAAAGCTAGGCAGCTATCATTAAACTACTTTCGCTGACATCTAAAAAGGTTCCCGAAGCTCATACTCTCAATTCGGCAAGTAAAGCCTAATGTAGGATTGCAAGTAAAGCCTTTCCTGGTTAAACGCATGATTggcaaaagaaaggaaaaaaaaatgcttGAACTGATTCTGTTGGCATGCAAATTTTCATCActttcaaataatatatttaacttTCTGTCTATGAAATCCCTCACAGAGGCAAACTTATGGTGCTCTAAAATTATAAAGACTAAAATAATCAACTACCAAAGCTCTTTATATCTAAGTTAAACCCTCAAAATCATCAAGGGATAGAAGAAAACAATATGCTCCATTTGTATTAAGCAACAATATGTGCAACCTTACCATGTCCCTCTACAATTTCCTTCATAGATAACGGCAAATTTGTCTGTGCAGAATTATCTCATTCAGATTGCAAAACCACTTTGCAGTCttcaaaaattgaaagaaaaacagaaaccaACTATGAAAATGAAAAgcatttttatttagttttagtTTAAAAGACCATCTATGAATCTGATGTTTTTGCAGTGGGAATATACAAAAACGTCCCTATTACTGTGGCGCTGGACCTGTTCAGAGGCCTGCCATCCGCCTACTTGTCCAAGTCTGCCGTCCAATAGACTGGGCTTGATCAAAAGTTTTGATATCAGGTCAGCTTGTCACATGCCCGCCAAAACCTACCAAATTCTTAAGCGGACCTCAAATTTCTAGAAATAAAAGAGCCTGACTAGGCTCGGTCTAAATACCTCAGCGTCAGGTGAACACCTTGTAAATACTCAGAAACTCCTTATCAAGAGGTATAAATCCTTCTAGATTGGGTTGAAGCCCTTTTGAGGTCCctaaattttattgttttccCACATTTgagattataattttttatttttacacactAAGACCCTTAGCATTCATCAACCTACATATCAAATCCTTGCAAAGCCTAAACGGAGCTCTGATCATAATGTAAATGTGTAGTTTTATAAATGATCAAGGCTCAAAATGATCAAGTATTAATCACTGCATTAAATAGTTCAGCTATAGGCTTACTCTTGATCATACATATTTTCCGCTATCTGTAGAAAGTCCTGGTTTGTTGAAACAAAAGGAGGAATCCAGCCAGGCTGCAAGTTTGGCTCTCTGAACATAACGTGTGAATTGTTTCATTGCCAGGGACATCCAGAGCCAAGTCATTAAGAGATTCTACTACCCTTCCAAAACCTTTTGTCATCTAGTACGAGGTTATGAGCCCTGAATGGAAACTCACAATTATGCAATCCCCATAATCTATCATTCCTCTTCTCAATAATTGCTACCAATGCTTTTTTGACAACTTCATGGTGAAAAAATGGCATTTCTAATTCCTTAATGCACTGACAAGCTTTCCTAATTTTTACACACTAATCAATGTCAATCAAAGAATATATTTTCAGGAACTTTTGAAATTGAACAAAACAGGCTTCATCATTAATAAAACAGGATTAATGGCAACTTTTGTTTTTCCCAAATACCAACCATGCAATCACTTATCTAAAAGAGTCCCTAATTGGCCAATCTACCATAGTAAAAAAGCCATGAACTTGTTCCACAACCATTAGATACATCACAAAGAAACTCCTTATTAATCAACATATCTAATATCATTGCTTAATAAGTTTTTTCACCATTATTAACTTCTAATCTCTATGATTAAGTCTCAACCAATTTCCAACAAATTGTTAATGCTAAAGCTTAAGCATATACTCTGACATGCAGTTTGAACAAACACCCAAATATAGCAAAAAGAAATGGTTCCAGCACATCATGTGCACAAAACTAAGctgaaaaaaattaagaaagcaATCTAAAAAGTAAAGAGAAAGGAGGAGACAACGTACTAGTTATCTAGCACTGGAAACTGGCCAAGGGATATCCACTAGGCAGTGGTAAATGGAATCAGTGAGAGCAGCGAAGACCGGTGGAGGCTGCTATTCATGCCTTGTCTCTATAGCATCTGATTCCAAATTGGAAATTTCTCAAATAGGGAAATCGTACGTTGGTGAGGATGGAGTAGGGTTGCCGGTTATCAAAGGGATCGACCGTGAAGATGGAGGAGGTTTTGAGAATTTGCCTTGGTAGAGTCGGATTGCAAATTGGAAATTTCTCAAATAGGGAAATTGTACGTTGTTGAAGATGGAGTAGGGTTTGCCAGTTATCAAAGGGATGGACCGTGAAAATGGGGAAGGGTTTGCAAAGGCAAATCCTTTCGGAAGATGAAAAGGGATCGACCAACTGTGAAGATGAAGGAGGGTCAGCGAAGGGAAAACCTTTGGTGAATGCCGAGGATTTGGAAAGCCAAAAGGAGAAAATGGAGAACTGAAAAGGGCATGAGAAATAGAAAGGATTTGTTGTATCCTTTTGGGGAATGAAAAGAGAATAGAGGTGGAATAATTACATTTGGAGGGAGATTAAATTTTAGGGATTTGGAGGGAGACGAAATTTTAGGGAATAGTTTAGGCGCCATTTACATTGGCAGACCAAAATATTTTGGAAGGAATAGTTTTTAGCTAAATTTTTAGTGAATAATTTTTAACTAAATCTTTTTTATACCTTTTCTATTAGTTTTtagtttgtaatttattttgtttcttttaaaAGGGTAATTGAATCACaactatatttttataataaataattaattttcacaataataattcttttttttaaatagtaatactttttttcatttttcacttTGAAgcatttttttcattattaattgggttaaggtgcaaaaatacccctaacgttttgtgtcaggagcaattttacctctaacgtctaaaattatgcaattgcacctctaacgttggaagccaagagcaattttaccccaacgttaataaattgggtcaatttaagaaataattcatcaaactgtcttctcggtcatgaatcttgttatctacactttatatgcgtgtcattttatcagtaacaaatcacaaacattcgttcggatgtgaaaaaaatatactgtctttttatacggattagacaaaaaaaaatccactgaatttataaatattaatctcaaattctactattaaattataaaaaaaaatgaaatcctttttttagaacgaattattatgcaattggtgcagaataatgaacaaaaatatttgtgttttataatagtgtctgaaattgatccaatttatcaacgttatgggtaaaattgcttttgtcttccaacgttaggagtaaaattgcaccattttagacattaagggtaaaattgcttctggcccaaaacgttacgggtatttttgcaccttaacccttattaATTTTTGGAAgaaattttttattgtttattacttttaatattttttattaacctataattttgtcaaattcaATTAgtatagtttttcttttttttagtaaataaatgcaattatttacaaattatatatagaatCTTTGATTAAGA comes from the Euphorbia lathyris chromosome 5, ddEupLath1.1, whole genome shotgun sequence genome and includes:
- the LOC136228942 gene encoding DEAD-box ATP-dependent RNA helicase 15-like, whose amino-acid sequence is MLDECDKMLESLDMRRDVQEIFKMTPHDKQVMMFSATLSKEIRPICKKFMQDEVLTLLLLHSTVQLASAWISKSRIEELSSAGENIEQIDEILGGSSSHGREYLVGKIGPMKKT